The following coding sequences are from one Malaciobacter pacificus window:
- a CDS encoding HlyD family type I secretion periplasmic adaptor subunit — protein MKEIDKTSDYDYINSVSQALVEKVPNSTKVLLYIIVLLVVFFLIWAYFAKIDQLVRGESKVIPYGQNQIVQNFEGGVITDILVEEGDLVKKGDVLLKLKNKQYSSTYEKNILEIESLKARSNRLYAEANNKEFLFDKNNDIYQKEYELYKSDLSQLDSKLRVFDEQISQKEKEKNEIRSRIRHLEQSFNLIIQEQKVMDPLVKRGIVSKVEYLKLLREANTIKDELESVKLSLTRISSSVKEYKNRYKEAKIEFQNNAHKEYNEVIAKIEQSLKQNQGLEDQVNRTLVISPVTGYIKKMHVNTIGGSVQPAMDLIEIVPKDDNLLIEAKIKPEDIAFLHPEQKVTLKFTAYDFTIYGSLDGKIDKISPDSVTDKENNTYYLVYIKTNKNYLGTDAKPLEIMPGMRGSADIKTGQKTIMTYLLKPLIKTKQYALTEN, from the coding sequence ATGAAAGAAATAGATAAAACTTCAGATTATGATTATATTAATTCTGTTTCTCAAGCTTTAGTAGAGAAAGTACCTAATAGTACAAAAGTTCTATTATATATAATTGTTTTATTAGTTGTCTTTTTTTTAATTTGGGCATATTTTGCAAAAATTGATCAACTTGTACGAGGTGAGAGTAAAGTTATACCTTATGGTCAGAATCAAATAGTTCAGAATTTTGAAGGTGGAGTTATTACAGATATTTTAGTAGAAGAAGGTGATTTAGTAAAAAAAGGTGATGTTCTATTAAAATTAAAAAATAAGCAATATTCTTCAACATATGAGAAGAATATTTTAGAAATAGAATCTTTAAAAGCAAGAAGCAATAGACTTTACGCAGAAGCAAATAATAAAGAATTTTTATTTGATAAAAATAATGATATTTATCAAAAAGAGTATGAATTGTACAAAAGTGACTTGTCTCAACTTGATTCAAAGCTAAGAGTTTTTGATGAGCAAATATCTCAAAAAGAAAAAGAAAAAAATGAAATTAGGTCAAGAATTAGACATTTAGAACAGAGTTTCAATTTGATTATTCAAGAACAAAAAGTTATGGATCCATTGGTAAAAAGAGGTATAGTTTCAAAAGTTGAATATCTAAAACTTTTAAGAGAAGCTAATACTATTAAAGATGAATTAGAATCGGTTAAATTATCACTTACTAGAATTAGTTCATCAGTAAAAGAGTATAAAAATAGATATAAAGAAGCAAAAATAGAATTTCAAAATAATGCTCATAAAGAATATAATGAAGTAATTGCAAAAATAGAACAGTCTTTAAAACAAAATCAAGGTTTAGAAGATCAAGTTAACAGAACATTAGTAATCTCTCCTGTTACAGGTTATATTAAAAAAATGCATGTAAATACTATTGGAGGTTCTGTACAACCTGCTATGGATTTAATAGAGATAGTTCCAAAAGATGATAATTTATTAATTGAAGCTAAAATTAAACCAGAAGACATCGCTTTTTTACATCCAGAACAGAAAGTGACACTAAAATTTACTGCATACGATTTTACTATTTACGGTTCTTTAGATGGGAAGATAGATAAAATTTCTCCAGACTCTGTAACAGATAAAGAGAATAATACATATTATTTAGTTTATATTAAAACAAATAAAAACTATTTAGGAACTGATGCAAAACCTCTTGAAATAATGCCAGGAATGAGAGGAAGTGCAGATATAAAAACGGGACAAAAAACAATAATGACTTATCTTTTAAAACCATTGATTAAAACTAAACAATATGCTTTAACGGAGAATTAA
- a CDS encoding type I secretion system permease/ATPase encodes MFKNLDNNKLSASLLDNLYYFLKYYHKSISFNTLIEGFPVKPNEKIPNMLSIYNNKPLFITVAKKSGFKSKYTKKKFSDISELHLPAIIILKDSTSCILEKIDLDTKKAIIHVLDMDETKEEIDLSKIKELYTGEMFLLKKEHFESEIKPNILKANDEHWFWGSVKKNITIYKDVIIASILINIFVLLTPFFVMNVYDRVVPNFAIETLWALAIGICVVYIFDLVTKFIRAYYIDISSKKIDIIVSSKLFDKILNIKLKHKPKSIGAFANNIKDFELIKNFFSSSTIAVLVDLPFIILFLIAIFYISGSIVVVPIIFISLILFYSLFIKGPLQKSIESSNESISYKNGILIESLNALETLKSLGSSGHLRWKWEESTADISTKSLLTKMLTTSITNINAFFVQLTTIFIVIYGVYAIGENELTLGGLIAAVILGGRAVAPIGQIASLISNYEQAKTSYNMLDNIMNIPVERESNKAAIHKEYIEGDFEFKNVSFFYDESKKVLDSISFNVKKGEKVAIIGKIGSGKSTIMKLLMKLYESNEGEIILDGIELSQIEPSDVRKNIAYVSQDTLLFNGTLKENILYKYPYENDEVLIKATKTAQLIDFVNAHPSGFDLYVGERGDTLSGGQKKAISLARALVGDYSVLLLDEPTDSMDITTERNLINALKEEIKNKTVLLTTHKSSMLELVDRIIVVDNGKIVLDGEKNYVINALANRSKE; translated from the coding sequence ATGTTTAAAAATTTAGATAATAATAAATTATCTGCTTCTTTATTAGATAATTTATACTATTTTTTAAAATATTACCATAAGTCAATTAGTTTCAATACTTTAATAGAAGGTTTTCCTGTAAAACCTAATGAAAAAATACCTAATATGCTTTCTATTTATAATAATAAACCACTATTTATTACAGTAGCAAAAAAGTCTGGCTTTAAATCAAAATATACAAAGAAAAAATTTTCAGATATATCTGAACTTCATTTACCAGCAATAATTATTTTAAAAGATAGTACTTCTTGTATATTAGAAAAAATTGATTTAGATACTAAAAAAGCTATTATTCATGTCCTTGATATGGATGAAACAAAAGAAGAGATTGATTTATCAAAGATTAAAGAATTATATACTGGTGAAATGTTTTTATTAAAAAAAGAACATTTTGAAAGTGAAATAAAACCGAATATTTTAAAAGCTAATGATGAACATTGGTTTTGGGGTTCTGTTAAAAAGAACATTACAATTTACAAAGATGTTATTATAGCTTCAATTTTGATTAATATATTTGTTTTACTAACACCTTTTTTTGTTATGAATGTATATGATAGAGTAGTACCTAATTTTGCTATAGAAACTTTATGGGCTTTGGCTATTGGTATTTGTGTAGTTTATATTTTTGATCTAGTTACCAAGTTTATTAGAGCTTACTATATTGATATAAGCTCTAAGAAGATTGATATTATTGTCTCTTCAAAACTTTTTGATAAAATTTTAAATATTAAGCTAAAGCATAAACCTAAATCAATTGGAGCATTTGCAAATAATATTAAAGACTTTGAGTTAATTAAAAACTTTTTTTCGAGTTCTACTATTGCAGTATTAGTTGATTTACCATTTATAATACTATTTTTAATTGCAATTTTTTATATTTCAGGTAGTATCGTTGTTGTTCCTATAATATTTATTAGTTTAATTTTATTTTATTCATTATTTATAAAAGGCCCACTACAGAAAAGTATAGAGTCTTCAAATGAGTCAATATCCTACAAAAATGGTATATTAATTGAAAGTTTAAATGCTTTAGAGACTTTAAAAAGTTTAGGTTCATCTGGACATTTAAGATGGAAATGGGAAGAAAGTACTGCTGATATATCAACAAAATCTCTTTTAACAAAAATGTTAACTACTTCAATTACTAATATAAATGCTTTTTTTGTACAACTAACTACTATTTTTATAGTTATTTATGGTGTTTATGCAATTGGTGAGAATGAATTAACATTAGGAGGTTTAATAGCAGCTGTAATTTTAGGAGGAAGAGCTGTTGCACCTATTGGGCAAATAGCTTCACTTATTAGTAATTATGAACAAGCAAAAACTTCATATAATATGTTAGATAATATAATGAATATTCCAGTGGAAAGAGAATCAAATAAAGCAGCAATCCATAAAGAATATATTGAAGGAGATTTTGAGTTTAAGAATGTTTCTTTTTTTTATGATGAAAGTAAAAAAGTGCTTGACTCAATAAGTTTTAATGTTAAAAAAGGTGAAAAAGTAGCAATTATAGGAAAAATTGGTTCTGGTAAATCAACTATTATGAAGCTTCTTATGAAACTTTATGAATCAAATGAGGGTGAAATTATTTTAGATGGAATAGAACTAAGTCAAATAGAACCTTCAGATGTTAGAAAAAATATCGCATACGTATCTCAAGATACTTTACTATTTAATGGAACATTAAAAGAAAATATTTTGTATAAATATCCTTATGAAAACGATGAAGTTTTAATTAAAGCAACTAAAACAGCACAACTTATAGACTTTGTAAATGCACATCCTTCAGGGTTTGATTTATACGTTGGAGAAAGAGGAGATACTTTATCTGGTGGTCAAAAGAAAGCAATTTCTTTAGCACGAGCTTTAGTTGGGGATTATTCGGTTTTACTTTTAGATGAACCAACAGACAGTATGGATATTACTACAGAAAGAAATTTGATTAATGCTCTAAAAGAAGAGATAAAAAACAAAACAGTTTTATTAACTACTCATAAAAGTTCTATGCTTGAATTAGTGGATCGAATCATAGTTGTAGATAATGGAAAAATAGTTTTAGATGGTGAAAAAAACTATGTTATTAATGCTTTGGCAAATAGGAGTAAAGAATAG
- a CDS encoding EAL domain-containing protein, which yields MSLYKQLTILITIFLVLMSTVLLWFILSYNKNLIENQLGSNAKNSASFLGLSISRDVDFKDTSTMEGMINSIIDNGFYEYIAVYDIDDNEVIKISSPRELEKTPKWFSNIFAINAPNFNSNIMNGWINIGSLEVKVHQDYANNQMWNTFKSIAKIFFFSTILLLIVFYFFINKILRPLNRLSIQAKAIDNNEFIIEKELPNTVEFKNVALAMNKTISKMETIFNKEVETLNKYNELLYKDSDTKLGNKNYLLLKLNSYLKNSHGLLGFVDIKDEISFKKTVGFKSYFSFKTFIIEQLDNGFKSNKDFILCKLDDGVIAILLPNTHYEDVSKKFENIYKNIQDYIKTNKLNEVFDLKVAVGISNYVQNTSLKDVMSKTDQSLSIAMQKNDLKLNYLEDDIKFTKQEWIELLQWAFDYDGLFFHSQNILNITNNTLYMKEYYTRLKDKDGNVYSPGDFWSIVGSMGWLGKLEKQTIKKIFQTKKESTIEDKAVINLTSDFISNKVSVQWLIEELNKSFINKPITFYFECINADILSNIDDFKYFTKQLETTKHKFAIESFTFDSDNLDYLKDLKPQYIKISKSYIVSNENRITDSILINITSTIGAQLIVKHVETKEEFDLLKDLGIKYLQGRYVDTIEVADV from the coding sequence ATGAGTTTATATAAGCAGTTAACAATTTTAATTACTATTTTTTTAGTTTTAATGTCAACAGTTCTTTTGTGGTTTATTTTAAGCTACAATAAAAATTTAATTGAAAATCAATTAGGTTCAAATGCAAAGAATAGTGCATCTTTTTTAGGATTATCTATAAGTAGAGATGTTGATTTTAAAGATACTTCTACAATGGAAGGGATGATTAATTCAATTATTGATAATGGTTTTTATGAGTATATTGCTGTTTATGATATTGATGATAATGAAGTTATAAAAATTTCATCACCAAGAGAATTAGAAAAAACACCTAAATGGTTTTCAAATATTTTTGCTATTAATGCACCAAACTTTAATTCAAATATTATGAATGGTTGGATTAATATTGGTAGTCTAGAAGTAAAAGTTCATCAGGACTATGCTAATAATCAAATGTGGAACACATTTAAATCAATTGCAAAAATTTTCTTTTTTTCAACTATTTTATTGTTAATAGTATTCTATTTCTTTATAAATAAAATTTTAAGACCTTTAAATAGATTAAGTATTCAGGCCAAAGCTATTGATAATAATGAATTTATAATTGAAAAAGAGCTTCCAAATACTGTAGAGTTCAAGAATGTAGCACTTGCAATGAATAAAACTATTTCTAAAATGGAGACTATTTTTAATAAAGAAGTAGAAACATTAAATAAATATAACGAACTTCTATATAAAGACAGTGATACTAAGTTGGGTAATAAAAATTACTTACTTCTAAAGTTAAATTCATATCTTAAAAATTCTCATGGTTTATTAGGTTTTGTTGATATTAAAGATGAAATTTCCTTTAAGAAAACAGTTGGATTTAAAAGTTATTTTTCATTTAAAACATTTATAATTGAACAATTAGATAATGGCTTTAAATCAAATAAAGATTTTATTTTATGTAAACTTGATGATGGTGTAATTGCAATATTACTACCAAATACACATTATGAAGATGTTAGTAAAAAATTTGAAAATATTTATAAAAATATTCAAGATTATATTAAAACAAACAAATTAAATGAAGTATTTGATTTAAAAGTTGCAGTTGGTATATCTAACTATGTTCAAAATACATCACTAAAAGATGTTATGTCTAAAACAGACCAGTCTTTATCAATAGCAATGCAAAAAAATGATTTAAAACTAAATTACTTAGAAGATGATATTAAATTTACGAAACAAGAATGGATAGAATTACTTCAATGGGCGTTTGATTATGATGGATTATTTTTCCATTCTCAAAATATTTTAAATATTACAAATAACACTTTGTATATGAAAGAGTATTACACTAGACTTAAGGATAAAGACGGAAATGTTTATTCTCCAGGTGACTTTTGGTCTATTGTTGGGTCTATGGGATGGTTAGGAAAACTAGAAAAACAAACTATTAAAAAGATTTTCCAAACAAAAAAAGAATCTACAATAGAAGATAAAGCGGTAATTAATTTAACATCTGATTTTATTTCAAATAAAGTAAGTGTTCAATGGCTTATAGAAGAATTAAATAAAAGTTTTATTAATAAACCTATAACTTTTTATTTTGAGTGTATTAATGCAGATATATTAAGTAATATTGATGATTTTAAATACTTTACAAAACAGTTGGAAACTACAAAACATAAATTTGCAATTGAAAGTTTTACTTTTGACAGTGATAATTTAGATTACTTAAAAGATTTAAAGCCTCAATATATAAAAATATCTAAATCATATATTGTAAGTAATGAAAATAGAATTACAGATAGTATTCTAATTAATATTACTTCAACTATTGGTGCACAATTGATAGTAAAACATGTTGAAACAAAAGAAGAATTTGATTTATTAAAAGATTTAGGGATTAAATATTTACAGGGAAGATATGTAGATACAATTGAGGTAGCTGATGTTTAA
- a CDS encoding transglutaminase-like cysteine peptidase: MKKSFVLFFIVIIVCTTLVSKELYTNTILKKINAKYGKFTTNRFLLLKEKINSVKKKSDFEKLKVINAFFNKVKYDSDSKIWNKKDYWATPYEFLAKDRGDSEDFVFAKYFTLVNELNIDSSKLFFTYVKSKQKKISYMVLTYYKTKKSIPIILDSINYKALPATKRPDIIPIYSFSAKSAGINKNQKSKFKASQSLKFRKLIRNINEGKI, encoded by the coding sequence ATGAAAAAATCATTTGTATTATTTTTTATAGTTATTATAGTATGCACAACTCTTGTTTCAAAAGAGTTGTACACGAATACGATTTTAAAAAAGATAAATGCTAAATATGGAAAATTTACTACAAATAGATTTCTACTTTTAAAAGAAAAAATTAATAGCGTAAAGAAAAAATCAGATTTTGAAAAATTAAAAGTAATTAATGCTTTTTTTAATAAAGTAAAATATGATTCTGATTCTAAAATATGGAATAAAAAGGATTATTGGGCAACACCATATGAGTTTTTAGCAAAAGATAGGGGTGATAGTGAAGATTTTGTTTTTGCTAAATATTTTACATTAGTAAATGAATTAAATATTGATAGTAGTAAATTATTCTTTACCTATGTTAAATCAAAACAAAAAAAAATATCTTATATGGTTTTAACATACTATAAAACAAAAAAATCAATACCTATTATATTAGATTCAATTAATTACAAAGCACTTCCTGCAACAAAAAGACCAGATATAATTCCTATTTACAGTTTTTCAGCAAAAAGTGCGGGTATAAATAAAAATCAAAAAAGTAAATTTAAAGCATCTCAAAGTTTAAAGTTTAGAAAATTAATAAGAAATATAAATGAAGGAAAAATATGA
- a CDS encoding TolC family outer membrane protein, translating into MILGQVAVAENYKKIVLESFQDSSKAQAKYDLLLKDINGKISAEKDKYPFNVVVRPSGNYHILAIEPFKYLSEAKIVLSKLKNDFPTAYINSNAETFDKNELIDKKDLNKDKEVLIVNTFTLEDMLKEIIYTDPEIKEKLFQYNSIVEDINISDAGNYPTIDLIGKTGIKETKKEGSERDRYDTSEITLKLVQNLFNGFGTKAAVNRDEARAKAAFNKYIEVAQDKMYRAIESYIKVVRYNEVLNIAKDNVKVHEETLLKIQDRYEKGFSTLSEVERVKGRLALSKSNYVSETNNLIDAKFNFHKALGRYVDENSLVPPTFNGTLPKTLEHANDIAIHNNPSILVANYDIKAIQESLQYVQKNDYPTLDLELQGSRYNNLTGSSVGREDDLSAMLVLNYNLYSGGAHKAEKQKYISLLNYEYAHKNKLKRDVIESLGLSWSAYKMIQEQYKYQIDYRDLTAKTKIAYDEEFQLGRRTLIDLLDVQDEVNNIKIKVIHNKYDLIFAKYRVLDAMGELYKSFGHEFKEEYKEDKLLAYVDQDNDKILDCEDQCDNSAKTETNIYGCQGITCVEVDEIQFNTKIKDTKEQLDTSEVQNLWGVK; encoded by the coding sequence TTGATTTTAGGACAGGTAGCAGTTGCAGAGAATTATAAAAAAATAGTTTTAGAAAGCTTTCAAGATAGTAGTAAAGCTCAGGCTAAATATGATTTGTTATTAAAAGACATTAATGGGAAAATAAGCGCAGAAAAAGATAAATATCCTTTCAATGTTGTAGTAAGACCGTCAGGAAACTATCATATTTTAGCAATAGAACCATTTAAATATCTATCTGAAGCTAAAATAGTTTTATCAAAGCTAAAAAATGATTTTCCAACCGCTTATATCAATAGCAATGCAGAGACTTTTGATAAAAATGAACTGATAGATAAAAAAGATTTAAATAAAGATAAAGAGGTGTTAATAGTAAATACCTTTACTCTTGAAGATATGCTAAAAGAGATTATTTATACTGATCCAGAAATTAAAGAAAAGTTATTTCAATATAATTCAATTGTAGAAGATATAAATATTTCAGATGCTGGTAACTACCCTACAATAGACTTAATAGGTAAAACAGGAATAAAAGAAACTAAAAAAGAAGGTAGTGAAAGAGATAGATATGATACATCTGAAATCACTCTTAAACTTGTTCAAAATCTATTTAATGGTTTTGGAACAAAAGCTGCAGTAAATAGAGATGAAGCAAGAGCAAAAGCTGCTTTTAATAAATACATAGAAGTTGCTCAAGATAAAATGTATAGAGCAATTGAATCATATATTAAAGTTGTAAGATATAATGAAGTTCTTAATATTGCAAAAGATAATGTGAAAGTACATGAAGAAACACTTCTAAAAATCCAAGATAGATATGAAAAAGGGTTTAGCACATTAAGTGAAGTTGAGAGAGTTAAAGGTAGACTAGCTTTATCTAAATCAAATTATGTATCGGAAACTAATAATTTAATTGATGCAAAATTCAACTTTCATAAAGCATTAGGTAGATATGTGGATGAGAATAGTTTAGTTCCTCCAACTTTTAATGGTACTTTACCTAAGACTTTAGAACATGCTAACGATATTGCAATTCACAATAACCCATCTATTTTAGTAGCTAATTATGATATAAAAGCTATTCAAGAATCATTACAGTACGTTCAGAAGAATGATTATCCTACATTAGATTTAGAATTGCAAGGGTCAAGGTATAATAATTTAACTGGTTCATCAGTTGGTAGAGAAGATGATTTAAGTGCTATGCTAGTTTTAAATTATAATTTATATAGTGGTGGTGCTCATAAAGCTGAAAAACAAAAATATATAAGTTTATTAAACTATGAGTACGCACATAAAAATAAATTAAAAAGAGATGTTATTGAATCTTTAGGCTTGTCTTGGAGTGCATATAAAATGATACAAGAACAATATAAGTATCAAATTGATTATAGAGACTTAACTGCAAAAACAAAAATTGCTTATGATGAAGAGTTTCAGTTAGGAAGAAGAACCCTTATTGATTTACTTGATGTTCAAGACGAGGTAAATAATATTAAGATAAAAGTTATACATAATAAGTATGATTTAATTTTTGCCAAGTATAGAGTATTGGATGCAATGGGAGAGCTATATAAATCATTTGGGCATGAGTTTAAAGAAGAGTATAAAGAAGATAAGTTATTAGCTTATGTTGACCAAGATAATGATAAGATTTTAGATTGTGAAGATCAATGTGATAATTCTGCTAAAACAGAAACTAATATATATGGATGTCAAGGAATTACTTGTGTTGAAGTTGATGAAATTCAGTTTAATACAAAAATAAAAGATACTAAAGAACAACTTGATACAAGTGAAGTTCAAAATTTATGGGGTGTAAAGTAG
- a CDS encoding transposase codes for MEIILPKISSSLSKMWTKVLNLENSLFPSLKRELQLEELSNKEQKLIKILDFAAIEKNITVVSITNTPKHREEIARAFIAKSVYNIQTTRDLIDRLHSDRTLRILCGWRYKNDIPSESKFSRVFKELSELKIAQKTHEQFVKEYLRDTLFFYNASDATKIPLREKPVKVEKEKFKPKRRGRPKKGETREPKTPSILQQQEDMKTTKQMLSLVSTQCGVGRKQNSKGNFETWIGGKLHISVVDGDIPITAIYSGANVHDSSVALPLINETSKKVSYLYDLQDAGYDSNIIRDFSKKLNHRPLIDINPKNSKELKEKIQLIKDEKKKFKILNLTQSLDTHHYNQRSMVERVNKYLKEDFGCSNIYYKGATKVASVLAFGILSVCIHQSLKLVT; via the coding sequence ATGGAAATTATTCTACCAAAAATATCTTCAAGTCTATCTAAAATGTGGACTAAGGTTTTAAATCTTGAAAATTCACTTTTTCCTTCTTTGAAAAGAGAGCTTCAATTAGAAGAGTTGTCAAATAAAGAGCAAAAGCTTATTAAGATATTAGACTTTGCTGCGATTGAAAAAAATATCACTGTCGTATCTATTACAAACACTCCAAAGCATAGAGAAGAGATTGCACGAGCATTTATTGCAAAGAGTGTTTACAATATCCAAACAACCAGAGACCTTATCGATAGACTTCATAGTGATAGAACGCTGAGGATCTTGTGTGGGTGGAGATATAAAAACGATATTCCAAGTGAGTCTAAATTTAGTAGAGTCTTTAAGGAGCTCAGTGAGCTTAAAATTGCACAAAAGACGCATGAGCAGTTTGTGAAGGAGTATCTAAGGGATACACTCTTTTTTTATAATGCAAGTGATGCAACAAAAATACCACTGAGAGAAAAACCTGTAAAAGTAGAAAAAGAAAAGTTTAAACCAAAAAGAAGAGGACGACCTAAAAAAGGTGAAACAAGAGAGCCTAAAACACCCAGTATCTTGCAGCAACAAGAAGATATGAAAACCACAAAGCAGATGCTATCTTTGGTATCAACGCAGTGTGGAGTTGGAAGAAAACAGAATTCCAAAGGCAACTTTGAAACATGGATAGGAGGGAAACTCCATATCAGTGTAGTAGATGGAGATATCCCTATTACTGCTATTTATTCAGGGGCAAATGTTCATGATAGCTCAGTAGCACTTCCTCTTATAAACGAGACAAGCAAAAAAGTATCATATCTTTATGACTTACAAGATGCAGGATACGACAGCAATATTATCAGAGATTTTTCCAAAAAACTAAATCATAGACCGCTTATTGATATCAATCCGAAGAACTCCAAAGAGTTAAAAGAAAAAATTCAACTTATAAAAGATGAAAAAAAGAAATTTAAAATTCTAAACCTTACTCAAAGTTTAGATACCCATCACTATAATCAAAGAAGTATGGTTGAGAGAGTCAATAAATACCTCAAAGAAGACTTTGGATGCAGTAATATTTATTATAAAGGAGCTACAAAAGTAGCTTCTGTTTTAGCATTTGGTATTTTATCAGTTTGTATTCATCAGAGTTTGAAACTGGTAACATAA
- a CDS encoding helix-turn-helix domain-containing protein, with protein MKLFIENIGKVLSYETIIEEIWFDYEFNKVDALKT; from the coding sequence TTGAAATTATTTATTGAAAATATTGGTAAAGTATTGTCATATGAAACTATTATAGAAGAGATATGGTTTGATTACGAATTTAACAAAGTTGATGCTTTAAAAACTTAA
- a CDS encoding response regulator transcription factor encodes MNTEKKLYSMLFIEDEDIIRKNYVRYLSQYYKNVYEARDGIEAYDLYKKLNPDILIVDINLPKMTGLELLKKIRKTDHSTRAIILTAHSEVDYLLEATELKLTKYLVKPITRNEIKDALNIVNEEIQMFETKMKKYVVLDDDFIWNLELNELYNQKVSVF; translated from the coding sequence GTGAATACTGAAAAGAAGTTATATTCAATGCTATTCATTGAAGATGAAGATATAATTAGAAAAAACTATGTTAGATACTTAAGTCAATATTATAAAAATGTTTATGAAGCAAGAGATGGAATAGAAGCCTATGACCTTTATAAAAAACTTAATCCAGATATTTTAATTGTAGATATTAATTTACCTAAAATGACAGGTTTGGAACTACTAAAAAAGATAAGAAAGACTGATCATTCAACAAGAGCTATTATTTTAACTGCTCACTCAGAGGTTGATTATTTATTAGAAGCTACAGAACTTAAGTTAACAAAATATCTTGTAAAACCTATTACTAGAAATGAAATAAAAGATGCTTTAAATATTGTAAATGAAGAAATACAAATGTTTGAAACTAAAATGAAAAAATATGTGGTTTTAGATGATGATTTTATTTGGAATCTTGAACTTAATGAATTATATAATCAAAAAGTATCAGTATTTTAA
- a CDS encoding sensor histidine kinase, translated as MLENIAHQWRQPLSQINSSILVIDEILSESNFNNLEVNTKLNEIETMTKYMSHTIDDFKNFVSVDKTKTKFNIIKTIEKSIEIVDAAFIYENIDLILKYNKENIIYKGFPNNLQQVLLVVLNNAKDAFNLRKIKKGVVVIEVTKINKECIISISDNTGGIDEKIKDKIFEPYFTTKHPNVGTGLGLYISRKLLEKTMNGSIKVVNRNQSANFIITLKEEDEK; from the coding sequence ATGCTAGAAAATATTGCACATCAATGGAGACAACCTTTATCTCAAATCAATTCTTCGATTTTAGTTATAGATGAAATTTTAAGTGAATCTAATTTTAATAATCTTGAAGTTAATACAAAACTAAATGAAATTGAAACAATGACAAAATATATGTCACATACAATTGATGATTTTAAAAATTTTGTATCAGTTGATAAAACTAAAACAAAGTTTAATATAATAAAAACTATTGAAAAATCTATTGAGATAGTAGATGCTGCTTTTATATATGAAAATATAGATTTAATATTAAAATACAATAAAGAAAATATAATTTATAAAGGATTCCCTAATAATTTGCAGCAAGTATTACTAGTAGTTCTTAATAATGCAAAAGATGCATTTAATTTAAGAAAAATAAAAAAAGGTGTAGTTGTGATAGAAGTTACAAAGATAAATAAAGAATGTATAATAAGTATTTCAGATAATACAGGTGGAATTGATGAGAAAATAAAAGATAAAATATTTGAACCTTATTTTACAACTAAACATCCAAATGTTGGTACAGGTTTAGGACTATATATATCTAGAAAACTTTTAGAGAAAACAATGAATGGAAGTATTAAAGTTGTTAATAGAAATCAAAGTGCAAATTTTATTATAACATTAAAAGAGGAAGATGAAAAGTGA
- a CDS encoding transporter substrate-binding domain-containing protein, producing the protein MNLLKNILFFLIIPLQVLSSELDLTKDEKQFISFNYDELKYLDSLKTIKMCVDPNWEPYEVIKNNKYEGLVSEFIKLIEKKINKKFELIVTESWIESLEFIKNKKCQVLPFLNETTKRKEFLNFTPTLYTEPDVIVTKNDVQYIYNS; encoded by the coding sequence ATGAACTTACTGAAAAATATCTTATTCTTTTTAATAATCCCACTACAAGTACTTTCTAGTGAACTTGATTTGACTAAAGACGAAAAACAGTTTATTTCTTTTAATTATGATGAGTTAAAATATCTAGATAGTTTGAAGACAATTAAAATGTGTGTTGATCCAAATTGGGAACCCTATGAAGTAATAAAAAATAATAAATATGAAGGATTAGTATCAGAATTTATTAAATTAATAGAAAAGAAAATTAATAAAAAATTTGAATTAATAGTTACAGAAAGTTGGATAGAAAGTTTAGAGTTTATCAAAAATAAAAAATGTCAAGTTTTGCCATTTTTAAATGAAACAACTAAGAGAAAAGAGTTCCTAAATTTTACACCTACCTTGTATACAGAACCAGATGTAATAGTCACAAAAAATGATGTTCAATATATTTATAACTCCTGA